The Methanocaldococcus infernus ME region GTAGAGAGCTTAAAAATCTCCATAAATATCCTTCTGGTCCAAAGGCCCCTACAAATATGGTTTGAGAAACCCCTGCAGCTATAAATAGCCCTATCCCAGATCCTATTCCATACTTGGAAACTATTTCATCCAAGTAAATTAAGATTATAGATCCTATAGCTATCTGGATAATAACCAAGAGAGCCAATGCCAAAGGAAGAGGACCAAATGCTCCAGCTCCTACGAAGAGGGCAGCTTCAACAAAGCTAAGAACAATAGATAAAAGCTTCTGAAACCCTTGGAATAAAGCTCTATTCTCTGGGATGGAGAGATCCATCTGTATGATCCCTGAACCTACTAAGAGCTGCATGATAATTCCAGCTGTAACTATGGGACCAATCCCTAAGGTGATTAAAGTCCCTATCTTTGATGCTGTTACAGTTTGCCAGAACTGAAAGATTGGAGGAATTTGAGCCCCTGCTGTATAGATGTCAATGGTTCCCATGATGAAATATAAAATTAGTACTACAGCTGTCCATTTCAATTTTTCATTAAAGCTTGGCTCTTTTAAGGGTAATTCAACCTCTGGAATCTTTTCCAAGATAGGAATAAACTTTCTCATAAAATTTTCCAAAAAATACCACCTCAATAAATCTTTTTATTTTTTAGTTATTTAACAAAAATTTCAAAATAGAAAAGTCTTTTAAGAGCAAATTATCAAAATCTCTAAAAAAAAGTAAAATAATATTGGCTAAAAAATTAAAATTTAAATTCTCCTCTTCTTCTGTAAATTCAATATTATCATCAAAAAAGAGAAATAAGAAGATAATTAAAAAGAGCTTAGAGTTCAACAACCTCTCCACCTGCTGACTCAATCTTCTCCCTTGCCTTTTCAGAGACTTCTATAGCTTTAACCACCATAGGGATAGTAACCTTTCCTCTACCTAATACTTTTTCATAACCTAACTCTAAGACATCAACTATATACTTATCTCCTTCCTTCTCAAACTTGTCAGGGTTTTTTAGGACAAGTTCTTCAAGCTCTCCAACATTTATGGTTTCATAACTTTTAACTAAGCTTGGGTGCCTACTGAATCCATACTTCCCAAATCTGTCAGGATCATACTTTATAACCCAAGTCCAATGGTGGTCAAATCCTCCAGAGAATCCTCTACCTCCTCTATTTCCAGCTCCTCTTCTTTTCTTATGGCTTCCCCATCCAAAGGTTCTGGAACCTCTCTTCTTTTTAACTTTTCTTCTCTTTCTTATCATGTTTTTCCCCTCTTTACATCATTCTCTCCAATAACTCATTAATCTTCTCTCCTCTATATCCTAAAGCTCCTCCAATGTTGAAGTGTTTCTTAATTCCTCCTCTCTCATAACCCTTTCTTGGAGGATGTAATCTAAAGACAGGCTTTAGAGGAGTGTCCTTTAATTTAATTTCTCCATTTATTATTTTTTCAGCTAACTCTTCAACAGTCATTCCAGTCAATTCCTTTATAATTTCAGGGGTAACTTTTTTATCCCCCTTTAACCTTCCTCTCTTTAAAATTAATTTTATCAATGTTTCTTTATTTATCTCTCCCCAGGTTATATAATCCTTAGCCTTCTGTAACATTCCCTTGTATGTTTCTGTTTCAGGGACTATAACACAGTGGTTAGTTTTGTGTAATCTTAACATCTTTAAAGTGTCAGCAATGTCTCCTCTAACCCCTATTCTTCCCCTAACTCTTACAACAGCATAAGCCATGTTTCCACCTTAAAATACTCTTCCTTCTAAGATCCCTAATTTCTGTTTATGCTTATCCATAGTTCTTGTAAAGTTCAGGCTCCTTAGAGCTTCAAATGTTGCCATTGCAAAGTTATAGGTTGTTCTTGTTTCTCCAAAGGTTTTGGTCCAAACATCCTTAACTCCAGCTAAGCCTAACACAGCCTTAGCTACATCTCCAGCTACTAAACCAACTCCTCTTGGAGCTGGGAGTAAAATGATAGCTGTACTTCCACACTTACCATAACCCTTATAAGGAACTGAGTGAGGTGTTCCACAACCACACTCCCAGGAACCACAACCTCTTCTAACTCTAATGATATTCTTCTTAGCCTGAGCTATTGCCTTTCTTATTGCTGGACCAACCTCTTTAGCCTTCCCTTTTCCAACCCCAACATAACCATTTCTGTTACCAACAACCACTGTAGCTCTAAACCTTGCTCTTCTTCCAGACTTGTGCATTCTCTGAACTAACTTAACGTCTAAAACCTTCTCTTCTAAATCTGGAAGTAAGGCATCAACTATCTCAGGCTCTAAGATTGGAAGGTTATTGTCTAAGATGTAGTCTATATCTGTTATCTCTCCCTCTTTAACCATTCTTCCAACAGCTGTTTTTGGTTCCCACTCTTCTATGTTGAACCTCATAGTTTCACCTTTTAGAACATGCTGTCTATCTTAGCCTTTATTTCTTCAAAGTGTTCAGGTAACTTTTCAGGAGGTAAGCCCTTCTCTAAATACTTTGAGAACTGTCTTCTGTATTTTTCTTCATCCTCTTCCTTTAAAAGCTCAGCATAAGCCTTTATATGCTCTCCTCTTATCCTTTCTTCACTTGGTAATATGTCTTCTCCATGAGGAACCTCTAACCCAGCATCTAAGGCTCCTTTTAGTATAGCGAATAAGGCATTTCCTTTAGTAGCTCTATGTAATCCAATATCTAAAACAGCCTCTTTGTAACCCTTCTGTAAAGCCTTCTTTCCTAAGAGGTAGCCAGTTAAGTAAGCTGAGCATAAGTTTCCAGTATGTCCCTTGTAACCAAGCTTTATTAACTCTCTTGAGTGGGCTGAAACTACTGTTCTATCTCCCTTCTCATCATATTCTACAATCTGAGCTATACAGTGGTTTAGTGTTCTCCTTGCCACCAATCTTGGCTTTCTTGAGAGTAACAATCTTAACCTCTTTCTGTAATCTGTCTTAGCCTCTCTTCTTCTTCTGAACTTAACCCTGTAAGTTGGCCCATGTGCCATAAGTGTTTCACCTTAAAAATTTTTTATTGTTTTAAAAGCTCATGTTCTTTTAGGTATAAGTATAAGTGTGATCTACTTCTGAATGCTCCTCCTTTTGCCATTCTGTAAAGTTTTCTATAAGTTTTTCTGTCTATCTTATTCTTCTCTTTTAACTCTTTTAATGTCTTTCTTAAAGCTCTTATTGTGTTCATCCACTTCTCTTTTGGTGGAGTTCTTGCTCCCTTAGCCCCTCTCCTTGATCCTGGTCCTCTTCTTCTTCCCTTCTTTCTCTGCTCTTTCAACTTCTTAACTCTTGCTGAACTTATTCCCTTCTTTTGTAATTTTCTAATAATTCCTTTTTTTATTAAAACTCTTATGTCATCCTTACTTAAAGCAGATTTAACCTCATCTAAGTGTTCAGGGTCGATCCAAACTCTGTCAAGGCCACATTTCAATATCTCAGCAGCCATTCTTCTCTGAACTGAGACATCCATATTTACTCACCCTTAGCCAACTTTAACAACTCTTCCTGTTTCTCTTCAGAGATGTTTAATATTCTTATTCCCAACTCTTTTGCTCTCTTTATAATTTCAATTTTCTTCCTCTTCCCAACTGTTGAGGCTATTCTTGCTCCCTGTGTTTTTGGGTCTAACTTCTCTAACTCTTTAACGTTGTGAACTAACACATCCTCTAAACCAGATGGGTGGAGATATCTAACAGCCTTAGGCATTCTGTAACCTATCTCAACAACTGGAGGCTTTTCCTTCCACTTTAATCTCATCTTACTGTGTCTTCCCTTAGGTCTTCTCCACTTCTCTCCTAACCTCTTATGCCTATGGGCTTCTTGCCTTATAAAGTCAGGCTTTTTCATTTTCATTTTAAATTTTAGTCTTAATAGTCTGTCCATAAAATCCTCACCTTAAATAGCTTTTCCAGCTTTCTCCACTATATAAATTCCATCCTGGAAGACTCTTGGGTCTCTATCCTTAATCTTTGTAGCCTGCTCTATGTTAGCAGCTGTTTGTCCAACCTTCTCTTTATCTATTCCAGTGACTATAACATCTTCTCCCTGAACTTTAACAGTAACCCCTTCCAAGATCTTAGCCTTCCTTGGGTGTTTCTCTCCTAAGAAGTTCTCTATGATAACTTCATCTCCTTTAACATAAACCTTCATTGGGAAGTGAGCATATCTTATCTTTAACTTGTATGTGAAGCCTTCAGTAACTCCCTTGATCATGTTATTTATATGTGCTCTAATGGTTCCAATCATAGCCTTATCCTTCTTTTTTGGGTAGTGACAATAGATGACAATCTCATTATCTTCCTTCTTTATCTTTACATTTGGATGCTCAAATCTTCTTCTTAACTCCTTGTTTCCACTCTTAACTAAAACTTCATTTTCTCCAACAATATCTATTTGAACATTCTCAGGAATCTTTATTCTCTCTTCCAAGTATGCTGCAATTGGCATAAGTGTTTCACCTCACTATAAATTTAGAAGACATAAGCTAATAGCCTACCTCCTAAGCCTCTCTTTTTAGCCTCTTCATGACTCATAACTCCTTCAGTGGTTGAAACTATCAATATTCCGAAGTCCCTTGCTGGTAAGTATCTCTTCTCAAATTTCTCATAACCTAACTTCTTAACTGGGAACCTTGGCTTTATAGCTCCACACTTGTTTATCTTCCCTATTAACTCAACCTTGTAAATTCCTCCTCTCCCATCTTCAATATATTCAAATTCCCCTATGTATCCATTATCTTGCATAACCTTTAAGACCCTTCCAATTAGCTTAGATGCTGGCTTTATATAGACAACCTTTTTTCCAACTCTCTCACAGTTGGATATGTGGTTTAGAGCATTAGCTAATGGATCCATTAAACTCATGTTTCTCACCCTAAATAATTAATCTCAAAATTTTTAGTGGAGTTTTTTAAATCCTAATTTTTGGGCTATCTCTCTAAAGCATTGTCTACATAAGTTTAGTCCATACTTTCTTATTAATCCAAATCCAACATGCCCACATCTCTCACAAGGTCTAACTCCATAACCATATTTCTTTTTGTATGGCTTCTTTGCCATCCTCTCACCTCATTTATTCTTCTAATACTCTCTCTACTTTAATTCCAAAGGTTTTTTCTATAAATTGAATAGCCTCTTCTCTTGTCAATCTGTGTTTTCTTGGAACCTTACTTCTACATCTTTTCCTTCTCATAACCCTAAATCCTGGTCTCTCTAAGGTGACACAGACATCCATCCCATAAACTCCAATCATTGGATCATACTTTTGCCCAGGAAAGTCTATATGCTCATGAATACCAAATGAGAAGTTTCCATATTCATCAAATGAGAAGTCATATAAAGTCTTCCCTTCCTTTTGGAAAGCTTCAAATGCTTTCTTTAAAAATTCTTCAGCTTTCTTTCCTCTTAAGGTAACCTTTAAACCAATAGGTAACTTTTTTCTAATTCCAAAGCTTGGGTTTGTTTGCTTAGCCCTTGTCCTTATAGGCTTTTGTCCAGTCAATTCCTCTATAACCTTCTCTCCCTTGGTTAGCCTATCTCCACTCTCTCCAATTCCAAAATTTACAACAACCTTACCAATCTTAGGCCTTAACATTGGGTTTTTATTCCATAACTCTTCATAGTCCATGTTTCTTCACCTTAGTACAATTTAATAACTGGTTTTTCATCCCCAATAACAAAGACATAATCTTTAACTGTCTTAAATTTCTCTCCATCTGGAGTTTCAAGGGTTACAACTGTTTTATGTAATGGCTTTTTTTCAATATCTACAATCTTAGCTATCTCTCCAACGTGTTTTCCTCCAGTAATGTAGGCTAATTTACCAACTTCAAATGGAATATGATCCTTAATCTCTTGGTCAGGAATGCTTATTAGTAAGGTGTCTCCAGTTTTGTAAACATCTTCCTCTGCCTTGGTTGGGTCTGAAACTTTAATTATAATGTTTCTTCCATCATGTAGGTTCAACTGTATATGTCCTCCCTTAACAACAGTCTTGTTTTTTATTTTACATAACTTAACATCTGGATTTTCTGTTGGATATAACTTAACTCTTCCCTTTCTGTCAAATAAAACTCTATAGTTCTCATTAGCCTCTGGTAAGGAAACAACATCCATAAATCCAACTGGTAACTTCTCTTCCTTTCTAACTCTTCCATCAACTAAAATCTTACCCATCTTTATTATCTTCTTAGCTTCCTTTCTGTTGTCAGCATACTTTAGAACATCCCTAACTATTAAGAGTAGTGGTAAAGATTCACTCATTGGGTGAGCTCCTGGGAGAGGTCTGACAGTAAATTTATGGGTTTTTCTTGGCAATTCCCACCTAACTGGAGCAGCCAACCTTTTCAAGTGTCTTTTTGGTCCTTTTCTACCCATCTTATTCCACCTTCTTTATATTTTTGAATCTTCTTTCATCCTTATCATAGAGCTTTATGATCATAACATTTGATGGATGTATTGGATATGGAACCTCTTTTCCATCAGCTTTTCTATTGTAAGCTCCTTTTACATAAATTCTGTATCTCTTTAGATCTACCTTTGTAACCTCTCCTTCTAAGCCTTTAAAGTCTCCTCTCATTATTCTAACAACATCTCCCTTTCTAACAGGAATAGCATTTTTTCCTAACTTCTCCTTCAACTCCTTTGAGAGCATTGCACTCATAACCTTCCTTCTTAGGTGTAAAGGAGCATTGTATAAAGCTTTTCTCTGTTTTCTTGGTTGCTTAGAGTTTGTGAAACTCATTTTAAATCACCTTATACTATTATCTTAGCTATTCTTGCAATCCCTGGCCATCTCTCAGCAGCTTCCTTAGCAACTGGCCCTTTAATATCTGATCCCTTTGGGTTTCCATCTGGGGTTACAATGACAACAGCATTGTCATAGAACTTAACCCTTGTTCCATCAGGCCTTCTTATCTCCTTTCTTTGCCTTATCACAATTGCAGGAAGCACTTGTTTCCTCATCTCAGGAGTTCCTTTTTTAACAGTGACAATAACCATATCTCCTACTCCAGCACTTGGTAATCTTCTTGAAACTCCCTTATAGTTCTTCACAGCAATAATTTGAACCTCTTTAGCTCCAGTGTTGTCTGCACAGACACATCTTGCTCCTACAGGTAAGCCTCTTACTGGTTTTGAAGCTATAGCTTTCATTCTCTTTCACCTTTATTCTTCTCCTTTTACCTCATCAATTCTTCCTAACTTCTCAATAACTACAAATCTCTTTGTTTTACTTATTGGCCTACATTCCATAACTCTAACAATATCTCCAGCTCTTGCATGTATGCATGGAGGATTATGAGCAGCTAACTTGGAAGTTCTTCTTTCATATCTCTCATACTTCTTTATGTACTTGATAATCTCTCTCTTTATGATGACTGTTTTACTTGGTTTGTCACTAACTACAACTCCTACAAAGCTCTGACCTCTAACTGGAAGATTTCCATGGAACGGGCAATTTTTATCATCACATTCAACTTCAGGAACCTTTACTCCTGGGACACCAATGTTTTTGGCATTGCTCATAACTCTTTCACCTTTTAGAAATTTTTCTTAGTAAAAACTTAGGAAGTGATATATAAATTTTAGTAAGGGTAGAGTGGCTTAATCTTCTTTTTAAGCCTCTCTTCAGGTCTTCCAATTAAAAGCCTACCATCAACCTTAACCTTACAGTTGTCAAGGTGGAATAAGAAGACAGCAAGAGCCTTAGGGATCTTAACTACTTTCTTCTCAGTTTCTATGAAAAGCATGTTTCTTGTTTCATCAACAACTCTTCCCTTAATTCCAACAAGAGACTTGTTTGGAGATGATACTATCTCAACTTTTAAACCTATAAGCTCATGTCTCAAAATGTTGTGAGGAGTAATCATAGTTCCATCTTTTCATTGGGAGTAGGGTGTGCCCTAAAAAGGGCATCCTACTCCCTTAGCATTTTAGGTAAGAAAAAGAAAAAAATAAGTTATCTAACTTCTATAGCATCTTCAGAGAAGCCCATATCAACTAAGAGTTTAACAACTTTTTTCCTCTGGTCTCCTTGGAGCTCTATAGTGTTATCCTTAACTGTTCCTCCACAGGCACACTTATCCTTAAGTTTCTTAGCCAACTCTTTTAAGTCTATAGCACTCTTATCAAAGCCCTCAATTATGGTCATTAGCTTACCAAATCTTCTCTTTGTGACATATATTTTAATTTTTTGTTCTTCCTTTGCAATTTCCTCACAAACACATAACTCCTTTGGTAAGCCACATTTTGGGCAGATCTCTGGCATGATACACCTCAACAGTTTATTAGGTTTTTCTATTATTTAATTTATTGGTTGGTATTTAAATTTTTCTTTCTTTCATTTAAGATTGTTAATATTCTTGCTATTGTTCTCCTTATCTCTCTCATCCTTCCAGGATTTAAAGGAACTCCAGCAGTCATTTTATGGGCTCTCTCTTTTAAGAGTTCTCTTTTTAAATCCACTAATTTCTTTTTTAAGTCTTCATCTGACATGTTTCTTAGCTCACTCTTTCTTATGATAGCCATTTACTCCTCACCTTCTTCTATACTCTCTTCCTTAACTTCCATATCCTTCTCTTTAATAACTATCTCATCTGGTAGTAAGACATCTGGTCTCATAATTTTAACTGTAACTCCTATAACCCCTGGCTTTGTTAAGGCTATAGCTCTTCCCTTATCTACAAGATCCTCAGCAGGCTCTCCACAGTGTTTCATGTATCCAGCCATAAACTTCTCAGTTCTTGCTCTTTCCCCTGTTAGCTTTCCAGAGATGATAACAACAACTCCTTTAGCTCCAGCATTCATAACTCTTCTTACTGCTGTGTGTCCAACTCTTCTGAAGTGCATTCCTCTTTCTAAGGCTCTTGCTATCTTCTCAGCAACAACCTGAGCATCTAAGTCTGGATTCTCAACAGGCTTAACATCTATTTGAGGTCTATCTAACTTAAACTCTTTAGCTAAGATTTCAGTTAGTTCCTTTATTCTACTTCCTCTTCTACCTATAACAAATCCTGGCCTTTCAGCATAGATTGTTACCTTAGTCCCTATAGGTGTTTTCTTTATCTCACAGTGGCTATAACCAGCTTTAAATAACTCCTTTTTAAAGAACTCATCAATTAAAACTTTTTTGACATTCTCTTTTATAAAGATCCTCTCTATCATTGCTCATCCACCTCTTTTAAAATAACTTGAATATGGACTGTTTCATAGAACTTTGGAGTAGCCCTTCCAAAGGCTCTTGGCATGTATCTCTTTAAAGTTATTCCCTTGTTTGCTGAGATATGTAAGATCTTTAATTTATTGACATCTAACCCCTTGTATTCAGCATTGGCCTTAGCATTCTCTAAGACTTTTAAAATATAGCTTGCAGCCTTAACAGGATATCTTCCAGCAGGCCATCCTAACTTACCCTTCCTATGTCCAACTTTCTTACAGTGTCTTCTAAATAGAACTGGTCTTTTCATCTCTATAACATCTTTTAAGAACTGTATGGCTTTATCTAATGGCTTTCCACTTAACTCTTTACAGATCTCTCTTGCATGTTTCCTTGAGATTGGTAAATTTCTTCCCATGGCCTTAGCAACTTTTTCATCATCTACCTTAACCTTATACTTCAACTTCCCCATGTTTCTCCACCTTTTTTATGCTAATGAAACTTCAACTGTTTCAACACTCTCTACATCATCTATTTTAGATAAAGCTTGCTCAATTGGCTCAGTTCCTCCCTCTCTCTCCTCCATCTCAATGACAGCATAGACAGTGTATAAACCAAAGGCTAAGGGTTCATCAAATAATCCTCTAACTTTAACATCCTGCTCTTCTAAAACCTTTTTAACCTTCTCTTTTAACTCTTCCTTGTTAACCTCTGGACTTGTTGGCATAATTTTTAATTTAACTAAGACACTTGCCATTTCTTTCCCCTCTTCTCTTTTTTATGGTCCTTCAAACCCACACTTTGGACACTTGTATCTGTTTCCTAACTTTCTACACTTTTCACATCTAACTATTTCATACTCTCCACACTTTGGACATAGAAATCTTGTAGCTCTCTCCCTTGGAGCAATTTCAGCATTACAGCTTATACAGATATATTTAGCCAAGATCTCACCTACTAACTATTTTTGTGCAGATTGTGTTTTCCCCCTTGATTAGCTTAACAACTCTCTCAGGATATAAACCATTAACAACATAAGCAGTCATATTAAATTTTTGTAAAAGAGATGGAAAAGCCATATCTACTGAAGTCAAACCTTCTATCTCATTAGCATTAATGATATTTAATAGTTTCCCTTCCCTATAAATCCCATCTACATCAGTCACAATAATAATTTCCTTTAAATTTAAAAGCCTTCCTACATATAAACTTAGAGAGTCTGAAGTAACATTCCAGGAGTGCTCAGCTAAGTCTGTTGAGAGTAAAAGAGTGCTTGGTAGTAAGATAGCTACTCCAACTTTATCTATCTCCCTCTTTATGTCAAAAAGGGTTTTGTAAGTCTTTATATTCCCAACTTCTCCATAGATTTCTCCAACTAAGTCCATGCACTCAATAGCTAACTTATGTGAAACTGAAGGATCTAAATTGTAGGTTTTATCAACCTTCCTTACAACATTGGCAAACTCTCCTCCACCTGGCACAATAATAATTTTTTCTCCACATTCTTTTAAAGCCTTCAGTAAGGGCTTAGCCCTATATAATAAAGAACCTCCAATCTTAACCAACTTCATAGAACTCCACTTTTCTTTAACAGCTCTTCCCAAAGCTCTAAGCTTTCCTTAGCCTCTTTTTCAGGAAGTACTTCAATGGCATAGCCAGCATGTATTAAGATGTAGTCTCCAACTTTAACATTCTCTAACAGTGAGAGATTAGCCTTTTGCCTAACTCCTTTATACTCAGCAATGGCAAACTTAACTCCATTCTCTTCAATGATTTCTATAACTTTACATGGAATTGCTAAGCACATGGTTAACCACTTATTACCTTTGCATATTTCCATAAGTAGTTAGTAACCAACTCAGGATAAAGGCCTAAGAGGATGCATAAGGAAACTAAGATAAATAGAGAGATGAGAGCCAGTTTAGGGACTTCAACATTCTCCACTTCCTTACCTGGCTTTAGGAAGATTAAATAGAAAGCTTTCATCATACTCACAAAGGTTCCTATACTAACAAATATCATTATTATAGCTATCTCTGGAAGATTGGCTTCCATTGCAGCCTCGGCGAGTAAGAGCTTACTCTGGAAGCCATTGAAAGGAGGAACTCCACTGATAGCAAGCTTGGCAAATAGTATTAGTAAAGCTACAAATGGAATAGCTGTTATTAAACCTCCTAACTTATATAGATTGTTGGAACCTCCACATCTATTAACTATATAGGCTCCTATAAATAAAGCACTCTTGTAAATAACATGGTTTATAGCATGGAACACTCCAGCAACTATTCCTAAGGGTGTTCCTAAGGCTAAGCCAGTGGCTACATAACCTCCTTGGCTTATAGCATGGTAGGCAAGTAATCTTTTATAGTCACTCTGGGTTAAAGCCATCACAACCCCAAAAACCATCCCTAAAACTCCTAAGGCTAATAAAATCCCTTTAGCTGTTGGAAATATTGAAAGTGAGGAGAACAATTTTAATATAATTAATATTATTCCAACTAAGGTAAACTTTGAGAATGTCTGTAAGAGAGCTGAGATAAAGGCTTTACTTCTTCCATATAGGTCTGCTTTTATATTATGGAATGGAGGTAAGCCAGAACCATAGGCATAGCCAACAATGATTAGGAAGAGGGCAGTATAAACTATAGGAGAGTTTATAATAGCTTTCTTCATGTCAGTTATGTTTAAGGTTCCAGTTACAGCCAATAATAGGCCAATTCCTAAGAGCATTAATGAGCCTGCAACTGTTCCAATAATTAAGTATCTTAAGCCAGCCTTATAGCTTTCTTCAGTTCCACTTAAAAAGACTAATCCAACTTGAACCATGGCTAAGATCTCAAAGAAGACATAGAGGTTAAAGAGATCATCAGTTAATACTATAGCTGAAACACTGGCAAAACCCATTAGAGAGAAAACAACAAACATATTATTCTTTATCTTCTCTCCCATCCCTGTAATTAAGACTAAAGAAGCTATCAAAGAAAGAACTAAGATAATTATCTTCTTAAAGTCATTGTAGTAATAGGCTATCCCTGAGATATAGCTCTCTATGTATCCATGTCCTCCAAAGTAGTAGTAGCCATAACTTCCCAAGAATGGGAGAATTAGTAAGGATAAGGCTACTATAAAAGTTAAGTATTTAATTGCTCTATCTTTTCCATGGATTAAGTTGAATATAATAGCCATAATTAGAGGAAAAATAACTATCAATGGTAGAAGGTTCATCCCTATCAATCCTCTTTTAATATGACTGAGCTTTTTAGAGTTTTATATTTTTTATATAGTATTACTGAGACTCCTAACATCACAGCCAGCATAGAGGCTTCAATAACTATATTTGTCAAGACAAGAGCATGGGTTAGAGGATAAGCAGAATTTTTTATGAAAAAGCTTTCTGATATGCCAGGCAACTTTATAGGGATAATTTTATTGTAGCCAATGGTTATTAACATTAGATTAACACCATTACCCAAAATTTCCAAAGCTATAATTTTTTTTATAATATTATCTACAAAAAAGACTCCATAAAGGCCAATAATAACCAAGATTCCTGACACTATAAAGCTTGCAGTTTGAAAGTCCATAGGAATCACATGAATAATTTATCATTATTTTTAA contains the following coding sequences:
- a CDS encoding 30S ribosomal protein S17 encodes the protein MSNAKNIGVPGVKVPEVECDDKNCPFHGNLPVRGQSFVGVVVSDKPSKTVIIKREIIKYIKKYERYERRTSKLAAHNPPCIHARAGDIVRVMECRPISKTKRFVVIEKLGRIDEVKGEE
- a CDS encoding 50S ribosomal protein L14, with translation MKAIASKPVRGLPVGARCVCADNTGAKEVQIIAVKNYKGVSRRLPSAGVGDMVIVTVKKGTPEMRKQVLPAIVIRQRKEIRRPDGTRVKFYDNAVVIVTPDGNPKGSDIKGPVAKEAAERWPGIARIAKIIV
- a CDS encoding 50S ribosomal protein L5 — translated: MDYEELWNKNPMLRPKIGKVVVNFGIGESGDRLTKGEKVIEELTGQKPIRTRAKQTNPSFGIRKKLPIGLKVTLRGKKAEEFLKKAFEAFQKEGKTLYDFSFDEYGNFSFGIHEHIDFPGQKYDPMIGVYGMDVCVTLERPGFRVMRRKRCRSKVPRKHRLTREEAIQFIEKTFGIKVERVLEE
- the rplX gene encoding 50S ribosomal protein L24 encodes the protein MSFTNSKQPRKQRKALYNAPLHLRRKVMSAMLSKELKEKLGKNAIPVRKGDVVRIMRGDFKGLEGEVTKVDLKRYRIYVKGAYNRKADGKEVPYPIHPSNVMIIKLYDKDERRFKNIKKVE
- a CDS encoding uL15m family ribosomal protein, translating into MIRKRRKVKKKRGSRTFGWGSHKKRRGAGNRGGRGFSGGFDHHWTWVIKYDPDRFGKYGFSRHPSLVKSYETINVGELEELVLKNPDKFEKEGDKYIVDVLELGYEKVLGRGKVTIPMVVKAIEVSEKAREKIESAGGEVVEL
- the rnp1 gene encoding ribonuclease P protein component 1; translated protein: MITPHNILRHELIGLKVEIVSSPNKSLVGIKGRVVDETRNMLFIETEKKVVKIPKALAVFLFHLDNCKVKVDGRLLIGRPEERLKKKIKPLYPY
- a CDS encoding 30S ribosomal protein S14, with protein sequence MAKKPYKKKYGYGVRPCERCGHVGFGLIRKYGLNLCRQCFREIAQKLGFKKLH
- a CDS encoding 50S ribosomal protein L6, whose protein sequence is MPIAAYLEERIKIPENVQIDIVGENEVLVKSGNKELRRRFEHPNVKIKKEDNEIVIYCHYPKKKDKAMIGTIRAHINNMIKGVTEGFTYKLKIRYAHFPMKVYVKGDEVIIENFLGEKHPRKAKILEGVTVKVQGEDVIVTGIDKEKVGQTAANIEQATKIKDRDPRVFQDGIYIVEKAGKAI
- the rpsE gene encoding 30S ribosomal protein S5; this translates as MRFNIEEWEPKTAVGRMVKEGEITDIDYILDNNLPILEPEIVDALLPDLEEKVLDVKLVQRMHKSGRRARFRATVVVGNRNGYVGVGKGKAKEVGPAIRKAIAQAKKNIIRVRRGCGSWECGCGTPHSVPYKGYGKCGSTAIILLPAPRGVGLVAGDVAKAVLGLAGVKDVWTKTFGETRTTYNFAMATFEALRSLNFTRTMDKHKQKLGILEGRVF
- a CDS encoding 30S ribosomal protein S8; this translates as MSLMDPLANALNHISNCERVGKKVVYIKPASKLIGRVLKVMQDNGYIGEFEYIEDGRGGIYKVELIGKINKCGAIKPRFPVKKLGYEKFEKRYLPARDFGILIVSTTEGVMSHEEAKKRGLGGRLLAYVF
- a CDS encoding 50S ribosomal protein L18: MAHGPTYRVKFRRRREAKTDYRKRLRLLLSRKPRLVARRTLNHCIAQIVEYDEKGDRTVVSAHSRELIKLGYKGHTGNLCSAYLTGYLLGKKALQKGYKEAVLDIGLHRATKGNALFAILKGALDAGLEVPHGEDILPSEERIRGEHIKAYAELLKEEDEEKYRRQFSKYLEKGLPPEKLPEHFEEIKAKIDSMF
- the rpmD gene encoding 50S ribosomal protein L30 — protein: MAYAVVRVRGRIGVRGDIADTLKMLRLHKTNHCVIVPETETYKGMLQKAKDYITWGEINKETLIKLILKRGRLKGDKKVTPEIIKELTGMTVEELAEKIINGEIKLKDTPLKPVFRLHPPRKGYERGGIKKHFNIGGALGYRGEKINELLERMM
- a CDS encoding 50S ribosomal protein L19e yields the protein MDVSVQRRMAAEILKCGLDRVWIDPEHLDEVKSALSKDDIRVLIKKGIIRKLQKKGISSARVKKLKEQRKKGRRRGPGSRRGAKGARTPPKEKWMNTIRALRKTLKELKEKNKIDRKTYRKLYRMAKGGAFRSRSHLYLYLKEHELLKQ
- a CDS encoding 30S ribosomal protein S4e produces the protein MGRKGPKRHLKRLAAPVRWELPRKTHKFTVRPLPGAHPMSESLPLLLIVRDVLKYADNRKEAKKIIKMGKILVDGRVRKEEKLPVGFMDVVSLPEANENYRVLFDRKGRVKLYPTENPDVKLCKIKNKTVVKGGHIQLNLHDGRNIIIKVSDPTKAEEDVYKTGDTLLISIPDQEIKDHIPFEVGKLAYITGGKHVGEIAKIVDIEKKPLHKTVVTLETPDGEKFKTVKDYVFVIGDEKPVIKLY
- a CDS encoding 50S ribosomal protein L32e, which produces MDRLLRLKFKMKMKKPDFIRQEAHRHKRLGEKWRRPKGRHSKMRLKWKEKPPVVEIGYRMPKAVRYLHPSGLEDVLVHNVKELEKLDPKTQGARIASTVGKRKKIEIIKRAKELGIRILNISEEKQEELLKLAKGE